The following are encoded together in the Flavihumibacter fluvii genome:
- a CDS encoding DEAD/DEAH box helicase: MTKPDTKTALFIKPSRLNRRWSPIELIHITRTARGLDYAREALDPDLVGKYFGAFPMAMRNILVALGDEALQQTIQQLTRNHAKQKAGTSLTAYIDRSLLRTVHQLFIQLLPFAQELGWYHQVVNPATGNPLTAGCVLHSEMPRLSFKVHRAEDGMLQLLVFVTIAGEPVPLSDFTRDFFFLMRDKNYFLLSFADYQTLQWLSANDPLVYGYDAAGFSTHVLQRLEADYEVEMGSLLNKQVITVEPVNAIYLSEISGSFLMLTPRWNYDGFWVEGPWQHTEEFTRNGEVFVVKRHLEKEKSFHDTLQTMHPNFSRQLNGVFNLPFAEAKKKHWFLKVYHQLLEDNVELLGMEMLKHFRYSPFPVVTDLQIIKTVDSTMHLFMRVSFGKEEVPLAELQKLLLAAQKSLMLKDHSIGVLTEEWLNQYSLLLKHGKVSKNELIVPQWILLGMEQVEGAGSARPAIPADWWKRWLQWQQSDAPVYMVPAMVNATLRPYQQKGFEWICLLSEIDAGACLADDMGLGKTLQTICFLAHLSTRRVKPGGWYMIVCPASLMHNWRAELEKFAAGLGAFVYHNSSRDLDAFFASGAQVLITSYGTMRSDFDLLQAIHWEAIVLDESHTIKNPSAQVTKAVYQLRARSRVALSGTPVMNNTFDLYAQLQFLVPGLFGGPEFFRKEYAYPIDRERSEEKIQALQKITAPFVLRRTKQQVATDLPPKTESVMWCEMGADQKALYDETKARIRDSLFLNIKSEGLNKSKLSILQGMQKLRQICAAPQLLKEGGLQAVSSIKAELLLEELQVNLRNNKVLVFSQFKGMLHLIGDACRKAGLAYYHFDGETPPEKRSELVAQFQSEGNTVNIFLISLKAGNTGLTLTAADYVFLVDPWWNTAVQQQAIDRAYRIGQTKNVFAYQMICKDSIEEKIVELQERKKALSDALIAEDESFLKQLSEEDIRYLFS; encoded by the coding sequence ATGACAAAACCCGATACAAAAACTGCACTTTTTATCAAACCATCGCGACTAAACCGGCGCTGGTCACCGATTGAACTGATCCACATTACCCGCACGGCCAGGGGGCTCGATTATGCCCGGGAAGCACTGGACCCGGACCTGGTGGGTAAGTATTTTGGGGCATTCCCCATGGCTATGCGGAATATACTGGTCGCGCTGGGGGATGAAGCCCTGCAACAAACCATTCAACAATTAACCCGGAACCATGCCAAACAAAAAGCCGGCACTTCCTTAACAGCCTATATTGACCGATCCTTATTGCGGACGGTTCACCAGCTATTTATACAATTACTGCCGTTTGCGCAGGAATTGGGATGGTATCACCAGGTCGTGAATCCGGCAACCGGTAACCCTCTCACCGCGGGTTGTGTACTGCATAGCGAAATGCCGCGCTTATCGTTCAAAGTGCATCGTGCGGAAGATGGCATGCTTCAATTATTGGTTTTTGTCACCATTGCCGGTGAACCGGTTCCCTTGTCGGATTTCACCCGCGATTTCTTCTTTTTGATGCGGGATAAGAACTATTTTCTCTTGTCCTTTGCCGATTACCAGACCCTGCAATGGCTCTCTGCCAATGACCCTTTGGTGTATGGGTATGATGCTGCCGGGTTTTCTACGCATGTACTCCAACGCCTTGAAGCAGATTACGAAGTGGAGATGGGCTCTTTGTTGAATAAACAGGTGATCACAGTGGAACCGGTGAATGCGATCTACCTGAGTGAGATCAGCGGTAGCTTCCTGATGTTGACTCCCCGATGGAATTACGATGGATTTTGGGTGGAAGGCCCCTGGCAACACACCGAAGAATTTACCCGGAATGGTGAAGTGTTTGTGGTGAAGCGCCACCTGGAAAAAGAAAAATCCTTTCATGATACCCTGCAAACCATGCACCCGAATTTTTCACGCCAGTTGAACGGGGTGTTTAACCTGCCTTTTGCAGAAGCAAAGAAAAAGCACTGGTTTTTAAAAGTGTATCACCAACTGCTGGAGGATAATGTTGAACTGCTGGGAATGGAAATGCTGAAACATTTCAGGTACTCGCCTTTTCCTGTAGTAACTGACCTGCAGATTATTAAGACAGTGGATAGTACCATGCATTTATTTATGCGGGTAAGTTTCGGAAAAGAGGAAGTGCCGCTGGCTGAATTGCAAAAACTCCTGCTGGCTGCACAAAAATCCCTGATGCTGAAGGACCATTCCATTGGTGTGCTCACCGAAGAATGGCTGAACCAGTATAGCCTCCTGCTAAAGCACGGCAAGGTCTCGAAAAATGAACTGATCGTTCCGCAATGGATTTTATTGGGTATGGAACAGGTTGAAGGAGCGGGCTCAGCAAGGCCGGCAATTCCTGCCGACTGGTGGAAACGCTGGTTGCAGTGGCAGCAATCTGATGCCCCGGTCTACATGGTTCCGGCTATGGTAAATGCTACCCTGCGGCCTTACCAGCAAAAGGGCTTCGAATGGATCTGCCTGCTATCCGAGATCGATGCGGGCGCCTGCCTGGCCGACGATATGGGCCTCGGTAAAACCCTGCAAACCATCTGCTTCCTCGCCCACCTTTCCACCCGTCGGGTAAAACCTGGCGGATGGTATATGATCGTGTGCCCGGCGAGCCTGATGCACAACTGGCGGGCAGAGCTCGAAAAGTTTGCAGCAGGCCTGGGGGCCTTTGTATACCACAACAGCTCCCGGGACCTTGATGCCTTTTTTGCTTCAGGAGCCCAGGTGCTGATTACCAGCTACGGCACCATGCGGTCCGATTTTGACCTCTTACAGGCAATTCATTGGGAGGCCATTGTCCTGGATGAAAGCCACACCATAAAAAATCCATCCGCACAGGTCACAAAAGCGGTCTACCAGTTGCGGGCCAGGTCCAGGGTGGCGCTGAGCGGCACACCGGTTATGAATAACACATTTGACCTGTATGCACAATTGCAGTTCCTGGTGCCGGGTTTGTTTGGTGGTCCCGAATTTTTCCGGAAAGAATATGCGTATCCGATCGATCGCGAGCGCAGTGAAGAAAAGATCCAGGCGTTGCAAAAGATTACTGCGCCTTTTGTCCTGCGCCGGACAAAGCAGCAGGTGGCCACCGACCTTCCGCCTAAAACCGAATCGGTCATGTGGTGCGAAATGGGCGCCGACCAGAAAGCCTTATACGATGAAACAAAGGCCCGGATCAGGGATAGCCTTTTCCTGAATATCAAATCAGAAGGACTGAATAAATCAAAACTCTCGATACTGCAGGGCATGCAAAAATTACGGCAGATCTGCGCAGCGCCACAATTACTAAAGGAGGGCGGCCTGCAGGCAGTATCTTCTATCAAGGCAGAGCTTTTACTCGAAGAACTGCAGGTCAACCTGCGCAATAATAAAGTCCTGGTCTTTTCCCAATTCAAAGGCATGCTGCACCTTATTGGCGATGCCTGCCGGAAAGCCGGCCTGGCCTATTACCATTTCGACGGGGAAACGCCACCGGAAAAACGATCTGAATTAGTTGCGCAATTCCAGTCGGAAGGCAACACGGTGAATATCTTTCTCATCAGCCTCAAAGCAGGAAATACAGGTCTCACACTTACTGCGGCAGATTATGTATTCCTGGTTGATCCCTGGTGGAATACCGCCGTGCAGCAACAGGCTATTGACCGCGCATACCGCATTGGCCAGACAAAAAATGTATTTGCCTACCAGATGATCTGCAAAGACAGCATCGAAGAAAAAATCGTTGAATTACAGGAAAGGAAAAAAGCCTTATCCGACGCACTGATCGCGGAAGATGAAAGCTTCCTCAAGCAATTGAGCGAAGAGGATATCCGGTATTTATTTTCCTGA
- a CDS encoding GNAT family N-acetyltransferase, with amino-acid sequence MLQPATKEDTRFFFSLYMHPAINPYLLYDPMTEDEFQPIFDDLLAKGVLYKFQADGVDVGMCKLVPQYHRNAHSLYLGGVAIHPGYTGKGYGLRMMGEIISLAREKRLKRIELSTAIDNTAAIRLYERAGFAIEGRMRNYTWLKNEDRFVDEYLMSWIP; translated from the coding sequence ATGCTACAGCCAGCCACCAAAGAAGATACCCGGTTCTTTTTTTCATTATATATGCACCCGGCGATAAATCCGTATTTGTTGTACGACCCTATGACTGAAGATGAGTTCCAGCCGATCTTTGATGACCTCCTTGCAAAAGGTGTATTGTACAAATTCCAGGCTGATGGAGTGGATGTTGGGATGTGTAAACTGGTGCCGCAATACCATCGTAATGCACATAGCCTTTACCTGGGCGGGGTGGCCATCCATCCTGGTTATACAGGAAAAGGATATGGGTTGCGCATGATGGGCGAGATCATCAGCCTTGCAAGGGAAAAAAGGTTGAAGCGGATTGAATTATCCACGGCAATTGACAATACAGCAGCAATCCGGTTATACGAGCGGGCTGGATTTGCCATAGAAGGCCGCATGCGGAATTATACCTGGTTAAAAAACGAGGACCGGTTTGTGGATGAATACCTGATGAGCTGGATACCCTGA
- a CDS encoding thermonuclease family protein → MVKYFLFLFCSVLSGSPDYTELRPDLSGKVISIVDGDTFKLLIADKQTVKIRLNGIDAPEKGQDYSRTSKEYLGKLISARPIRVVDKGKDKYGRIIGDVFTDQGLLVNLELVKAGMAWHFVKYSKDPRLAEAETIARQNKSGLWQQAAPVAPWDYRKRKRKP, encoded by the coding sequence ATGGTTAAATATTTTTTATTCCTTTTTTGCAGTGTATTATCCGGTTCCCCTGACTATACAGAACTGCGTCCCGACCTATCCGGAAAGGTGATATCCATTGTGGATGGTGATACCTTCAAGTTATTGATAGCCGATAAACAAACAGTAAAAATCAGGCTGAACGGTATCGATGCCCCTGAAAAAGGGCAGGATTATTCCCGGACAAGCAAAGAATACCTGGGGAAATTAATATCCGCCCGCCCCATCCGCGTGGTTGATAAAGGGAAGGATAAATATGGCCGTATCATTGGCGATGTATTTACAGACCAGGGATTGCTGGTGAACCTGGAACTGGTAAAGGCAGGGATGGCCTGGCATTTTGTAAAATATTCAAAAGACCCCCGCTTGGCCGAAGCCGAAACAATCGCCCGGCAAAACAAGTCCGGACTATGGCAGCAAGCTGCACCTGTCGCACCCTGGGATTACCGGAAACGGAAAAGAAAACCGTAA
- a CDS encoding L-rhamnose mutarotase, translated as MNKRYYLALDLKDEPEAIATYEDLHKRVSPHIIASIRNSDITQMELYRTGNRLFMIMETGPDFSFEAKALADASDPLVQEWETLVGTYQQALPWAKPGEKWVLMDPIFRLTDYL; from the coding sequence ATGAACAAACGCTATTACCTGGCTCTCGACCTGAAAGATGAACCTGAAGCTATTGCCACCTATGAGGACCTTCATAAAAGGGTGAGTCCACACATTATTGCCTCGATAAGGAACTCAGATATTACCCAAATGGAACTCTACCGCACCGGAAACCGGCTATTTATGATTATGGAAACCGGCCCGGACTTTTCTTTTGAAGCGAAAGCCCTTGCCGATGCTTCGGATCCGCTTGTCCAGGAATGGGAGACCCTGGTCGGCACTTACCAACAGGCCCTTCCATGGGCAAAACCAGGGGAAAAATGGGTACTGATGGACCCCATTTTCCGGCTAACGGACTATCTTTAG
- a CDS encoding DUF6933 domain-containing protein, with product MIIIHAVQKLQNTSRMKAPLYVSEASPSQLLHNWYARLVNTGFPGKMLVMYMHDPSGLTILVHGKTIQSTQFYFRDRLLRLLHRLGFSPLFVEKEMALLEEGFVVGKTDSRSMLGRMNQINFHIEIQCTKSAAYEEIPLHWIEDQIADYPYLDPVTKKYRTLMDFFRDLGVLEKKP from the coding sequence ATGATCATCATACACGCTGTACAAAAACTGCAGAATACGAGCAGGATGAAAGCGCCATTGTATGTGAGTGAAGCATCCCCCTCGCAGCTCCTGCACAATTGGTATGCACGGCTGGTGAACACCGGTTTCCCCGGTAAAATGCTGGTGATGTATATGCATGATCCCTCCGGACTAACGATTCTTGTGCATGGGAAGACGATACAATCCACCCAGTTTTATTTCCGCGACCGGCTGCTGCGGCTTTTGCACAGGCTGGGATTTTCACCTCTATTTGTTGAAAAGGAAATGGCCCTCCTGGAGGAAGGTTTTGTGGTGGGAAAAACAGATAGCCGGAGTATGCTGGGCAGGATGAACCAGATCAATTTCCATATTGAGATCCAGTGTACAAAATCGGCCGCGTATGAAGAGATCCCTTTGCATTGGATAGAAGACCAGATCGCAGATTACCCATACCTTGATCCGGTTACCAAAAAGTACCGCACGCTCATGGATTTCTTCAGGGATCTGGGTGTCCTGGAGAAGAAGCCTTAA
- the xseB gene encoding exodeoxyribonuclease VII small subunit, which yields MENHLNYESAFEELQQIAAAIENETITVDQLAEKLKRAATLINFCQSQLRATESEVGKIIKQLGQDN from the coding sequence ATGGAAAACCATTTGAACTATGAGTCGGCATTTGAAGAGTTGCAGCAAATTGCTGCGGCTATAGAAAATGAAACCATAACAGTTGACCAGCTGGCTGAAAAGCTGAAGCGGGCAGCTACCCTCATTAATTTTTGCCAGTCACAGCTACGGGCAACCGAATCTGAAGTAGGGAAGATCATCAAGCAGCTTGGCCAGGATAATTAA
- the xseA gene encoding exodeoxyribonuclease VII large subunit, whose translation MSSPLRLSQLSLLLQEVISETFSFRRFWVVAEISNHSFYAQKGFHYFDLIETEKAGLKSKGSLITKMAAVAWSAGAARIKAFEAATGQRFGNDLQVLAEVTVDFHPVYGLKLTLVDIDPRFTLGLLEQQRQATINRLLDELPDYIWKEGERIMTFNQDLQLPVVIQRVAIISSSTAAGYEDFLHSLEENPFGYHFITHAFFTTVQGENNAPALAASVEKIVSRAEEDGLDYDAVVIIRGGGASTDLLIFDQFEIAAAVASCPFPVITGIGHLKNETITDLVANTALKTPTKVAEFIIQHNRTFENSLTGLQQSLIIHAQQYMTGAKQELQSLRSALAYQTQANIFHHRSVLQQVESSIKRMPGEYLRNKQANVDNLVRLFKMASPEKVLQRGFAIIELKGKIISDAATVSIGDELTIILSGTAIDSTVHQKKPYNGKPFEL comes from the coding sequence ATGTCATCGCCACTTCGTTTATCACAACTCAGCCTGCTGCTCCAGGAGGTCATCAGCGAGACATTTTCCTTCAGGCGGTTTTGGGTAGTAGCCGAGATCAGCAACCATAGCTTCTATGCCCAAAAAGGCTTTCATTATTTTGACCTCATTGAAACAGAAAAGGCCGGACTAAAAAGCAAGGGCAGCCTCATCACAAAAATGGCTGCGGTAGCATGGAGTGCCGGCGCTGCCCGGATCAAGGCATTTGAAGCAGCAACGGGCCAGCGTTTTGGGAACGACCTGCAGGTGCTCGCAGAGGTTACGGTAGATTTTCATCCGGTATACGGATTGAAGCTGACCCTGGTGGATATCGATCCGCGTTTTACCCTTGGCCTGCTGGAACAACAGCGACAGGCCACCATCAACAGGTTGCTTGATGAATTACCCGATTATATCTGGAAAGAAGGTGAGCGGATCATGACCTTTAACCAGGACCTGCAGCTACCGGTGGTGATTCAGCGGGTAGCGATCATCAGTTCATCTACAGCTGCGGGTTATGAAGATTTCCTGCATAGCCTGGAAGAAAATCCATTTGGCTATCATTTTATTACCCATGCATTTTTTACGACGGTTCAGGGAGAAAATAATGCGCCGGCCCTTGCTGCCAGTGTTGAAAAGATCGTCAGTCGTGCTGAGGAAGACGGGCTGGATTATGATGCAGTAGTCATTATACGCGGTGGCGGTGCCAGTACAGACCTGCTGATCTTTGACCAGTTTGAGATCGCTGCGGCTGTTGCCTCCTGCCCATTTCCCGTGATCACCGGCATTGGCCACCTGAAAAATGAAACCATTACCGACCTGGTGGCCAATACCGCCCTTAAAACGCCTACAAAAGTGGCGGAGTTTATTATCCAGCATAACCGCACATTTGAAAACAGCCTCACGGGATTACAGCAATCACTGATCATCCATGCACAACAATATATGACTGGCGCCAAACAGGAATTGCAATCGTTAAGGTCTGCACTGGCGTACCAGACACAAGCCAATATCTTCCATCACCGGTCGGTTTTACAACAGGTGGAATCATCCATTAAAAGGATGCCCGGGGAATACCTTCGGAATAAACAGGCAAACGTTGACAACCTGGTGCGGCTTTTTAAAATGGCATCGCCGGAAAAGGTATTGCAGCGTGGGTTTGCGATCATTGAATTGAAAGGAAAAATCATTTCTGATGCTGCAACTGTCAGCATTGGCGATGAACTGACCATTATCTTATCAGGCACTGCCATCGACAGTACCGTTCACCAAAAAAAACCCTACAATGGAAAACCATTTGAACTATGA
- a CDS encoding YdeI/OmpD-associated family protein, producing the protein MSEPLLHKKVLLEKFPGKGGWTYARLPEIAADKHAHFGWVRVNGTVDGVALKHYNLMPMGKGQLFLPVKAAIRKQIKKEAGDYVEVILYADTEIIQVPENFRLCLEDEPGALAHFQALADEEKRRLLKWLEAPLSDEARIERMARAISRLAEGSLPNI; encoded by the coding sequence ATGAGTGAGCCACTCCTCCATAAGAAAGTATTGCTGGAAAAATTCCCGGGAAAGGGCGGCTGGACCTATGCCCGGCTGCCTGAAATCGCTGCAGATAAGCATGCGCATTTTGGCTGGGTGCGTGTCAACGGGACGGTAGATGGTGTTGCGTTGAAACATTATAATCTCATGCCGATGGGTAAGGGCCAATTGTTCCTTCCAGTAAAGGCGGCCATCCGGAAACAGATCAAAAAAGAAGCCGGTGATTATGTTGAAGTGATACTATACGCAGATACTGAAATAATTCAGGTGCCTGAAAATTTCCGGCTCTGCCTGGAAGATGAACCCGGAGCCTTAGCACATTTCCAGGCGTTAGCCGATGAAGAAAAACGCCGGCTACTGAAGTGGCTCGAAGCGCCATTGTCTGACGAGGCCCGTATTGAAAGAATGGCCAGGGCCATTAGTAGATTAGCCGAAGGCTCCCTGCCAAATATCTGA
- a CDS encoding alpha-N-arabinofuranosidase, producing MRKTIASRLPGALVFLLVTILSNPLHSQQARAALRPATAKVVINKNIYGHFAEHLGTCIYGGFYVGEKNTTIPHSDGVRNDIIEALRVLKVPVLRWPGGCFADTYHWKDGVGPKEKRPTMVNAWWGGVTEDNSFGTHDFLNMCEKIGASPYLAGNIGSGTVKELSDWVQYVNFNGVSPMSKWREENGRAKPWNVQYWGVGNEAWGCGGNMTAEYYANEYRKYATFMTDWTNSGKMFRIASGASDADYHWTEVMMRDIPGGLIEGIALHHYSVIKWEEKGPSTTFSEQQYGDIMYQALKMEELVTKHSAIMDKYDPAKKIALVVDEWGGWYDVEPGTNPGFLYQQNTMRDAMIAGVTLNIFNNHADRVRMANLAQSINVLQAVILTNKEKMILTPTYHVMEMYNVHQDATLIPVTVQSPEYIIGKDTLPAVSVSASVDKNAQTHISVVNIDPSKNNTVTIDLGNTAYKKVSGRILVSGKLQDYNDFDHPQKIRPAVYSNAVLKSNTLTVPLPPASVVVLTLQ from the coding sequence ATGCGAAAAACGATTGCTTCCCGGCTTCCCGGCGCCTTGGTATTTCTTTTGGTAACCATACTATCCAATCCTTTACACAGCCAGCAAGCCCGGGCTGCTTTGCGGCCCGCTACGGCAAAAGTGGTGATCAATAAAAACATCTACGGGCATTTTGCAGAACACCTGGGTACCTGCATTTATGGCGGATTTTATGTTGGTGAAAAAAATACCACGATTCCCCATTCCGATGGTGTCCGTAACGATATCATCGAGGCATTACGCGTATTGAAAGTGCCGGTATTGCGCTGGCCTGGCGGCTGCTTTGCCGATACCTACCACTGGAAAGATGGCGTAGGCCCGAAAGAAAAACGGCCGACGATGGTCAATGCCTGGTGGGGCGGCGTTACAGAAGATAATAGTTTCGGCACGCATGATTTCCTGAATATGTGCGAAAAGATCGGGGCCTCACCGTACCTGGCCGGTAATATTGGTAGCGGGACAGTGAAAGAGTTGTCTGATTGGGTACAGTATGTAAATTTTAACGGGGTTAGCCCAATGAGTAAATGGCGCGAGGAAAATGGCCGTGCAAAACCCTGGAATGTCCAGTATTGGGGCGTTGGAAACGAAGCCTGGGGCTGTGGTGGCAATATGACAGCAGAGTATTATGCCAATGAATACCGCAAGTATGCCACATTTATGACCGACTGGACGAACAGCGGCAAGATGTTCAGGATTGCTTCCGGGGCTAGCGATGCAGATTACCACTGGACGGAAGTCATGATGCGGGATATCCCGGGCGGACTGATTGAAGGTATCGCCCTGCACCATTATTCCGTGATCAAATGGGAAGAAAAAGGTCCCTCGACAACTTTCAGCGAACAACAGTATGGCGATATCATGTACCAGGCTTTAAAGATGGAAGAACTGGTAACCAAACATTCGGCCATCATGGATAAATATGATCCCGCAAAAAAGATTGCCCTGGTCGTGGACGAATGGGGTGGATGGTATGATGTAGAACCAGGTACCAATCCGGGTTTCCTCTACCAGCAAAACACCATGCGCGATGCCATGATCGCCGGGGTAACGCTGAATATCTTCAATAACCATGCAGACCGCGTCCGGATGGCTAACCTCGCGCAGTCCATCAATGTATTGCAGGCGGTTATCCTCACCAACAAGGAAAAAATGATCCTTACCCCCACCTACCATGTGATGGAAATGTACAATGTGCACCAGGATGCTACCCTGATTCCCGTGACTGTGCAGAGCCCGGAATATATCATCGGGAAAGATACCCTGCCTGCCGTATCTGTATCTGCATCCGTGGACAAAAATGCACAAACCCATATTTCCGTGGTGAATATTGATCCTTCAAAGAATAATACGGTCACGATCGACCTGGGAAATACAGCGTATAAAAAAGTAAGTGGCAGGATACTGGTATCTGGCAAATTGCAGGACTATAACGATTTCGATCATCCGCAAAAGATCAGGCCGGCAGTGTATTCCAACGCCGTATTGAAATCAAATACCCTTACTGTTCCGTTACCCCCGGCCTCTGTTGTGGTATTGACCCTGCAATAA
- a CDS encoding alpha-L-arabinofuranosidase C-terminal domain-containing protein — translation MRLKKFALAVAVIMASNYPGYAQTANPILVKAGTAVAPVQSTMWGIFFEDINLGADGGIYAELVKNRSFEFNDPLMGWNISGDGVKEGNFLILNRQSENPNNPRYLRVTATGERKGLMQLSNEGFRGMGIKQGLRYDFSVKYQQLIPGMKLHLELVNEKGEPIGAAAFEPLSGTGWQQGNISFTANATVAKAKFNIRFEGSGQLDLDMISLFPSDTWKGRKGGLRADMVQMLADLKPGFVRFPGGCIVEGRDLNNRYQWKKTIGPIDQRQQIVNRWNTEFSYRPAPDYFQTFGLGFFEYFQMAEDIGAEALPILNCGMACQFNTAELVPMADMDPYVQDALDLIEFANGDATTQWGKLRIEMGHPAPFNLKMMGVGNENWGPQYLERLQLFTKAIKSKYPAFNLIYSAGPFSDGELFTQLDTALRKMGADYIDEHYYRKPDWFLKNAARYDNYDRNGAKIFAGEYAAHITEQKKDPIERSNWLAAMSEAAFMTGLERNAAVVQMASYAPLFAHVDGWQWNPDLIWVDNLRVCGTPSYYVQQLFSTNKGTDVVLATSNGQPLTGQDSLYVSAVVNSKTNELIVKLVNTGPVVMEKDLVIEGIKRNGASVQVFTLKGEKPDLSNSLDQPSVIVPVKSLLHAGGKKIRVNLSPYSLTVLNIPYKK, via the coding sequence ATGAGATTAAAAAAATTCGCACTGGCTGTTGCTGTAATTATGGCTTCAAACTATCCCGGCTATGCGCAAACCGCCAATCCTATCCTGGTCAAAGCCGGAACTGCTGTAGCACCGGTGCAATCCACCATGTGGGGGATTTTTTTTGAAGACATCAACCTGGGCGCGGATGGTGGTATTTATGCAGAACTGGTGAAGAACAGGTCCTTTGAATTCAATGATCCGCTGATGGGCTGGAATATTTCAGGCGATGGCGTTAAGGAAGGCAATTTCCTTATACTTAACCGCCAATCGGAAAATCCCAACAATCCCAGGTACCTGCGGGTAACGGCTACCGGGGAACGAAAAGGCCTTATGCAATTGAGCAATGAAGGTTTCCGGGGCATGGGCATCAAACAGGGATTACGGTATGATTTCTCAGTTAAGTACCAGCAGCTTATACCCGGAATGAAATTGCACCTGGAACTGGTTAATGAAAAAGGGGAACCGATTGGCGCTGCGGCATTTGAACCGCTGTCCGGCACCGGCTGGCAGCAGGGAAATATCAGTTTTACCGCCAATGCAACTGTGGCCAAAGCAAAATTCAATATCCGGTTCGAAGGTTCCGGCCAGCTTGACCTCGACATGATCTCCCTCTTTCCTTCAGATACCTGGAAAGGCAGGAAAGGCGGATTAAGGGCCGATATGGTGCAGATGCTGGCAGACCTGAAACCCGGGTTCGTGCGTTTTCCAGGTGGATGCATTGTAGAAGGCCGCGACCTGAATAACCGCTACCAGTGGAAAAAAACAATTGGTCCCATTGATCAACGCCAACAGATCGTCAACCGCTGGAATACAGAATTTTCCTACCGCCCGGCGCCTGATTATTTCCAGACCTTCGGATTGGGTTTCTTTGAATATTTCCAGATGGCAGAAGATATTGGCGCTGAAGCATTGCCCATCCTGAACTGTGGCATGGCCTGCCAGTTCAATACTGCCGAGCTGGTGCCAATGGCCGATATGGATCCATATGTACAGGATGCGCTGGACCTGATTGAATTCGCTAATGGTGACGCAACTACGCAATGGGGAAAATTGCGGATCGAAATGGGCCATCCCGCGCCATTTAACCTGAAAATGATGGGCGTTGGTAATGAAAACTGGGGGCCTCAATACCTGGAACGCCTGCAACTCTTTACCAAAGCCATTAAGTCGAAGTATCCTGCTTTTAACCTTATTTACAGCGCCGGGCCATTTTCAGATGGTGAACTCTTTACACAACTGGATACCGCACTCCGCAAAATGGGCGCTGATTATATTGATGAACATTATTACCGTAAACCGGACTGGTTCCTGAAAAATGCAGCCCGTTACGATAACTACGATCGTAATGGGGCTAAAATCTTTGCGGGTGAGTATGCTGCACATATCACGGAACAGAAAAAGGATCCCATAGAAAGGAGCAACTGGCTCGCGGCCATGTCGGAGGCGGCTTTCATGACCGGACTGGAACGCAATGCGGCAGTTGTTCAAATGGCTTCCTATGCACCACTGTTTGCCCATGTTGATGGCTGGCAATGGAACCCCGACCTCATCTGGGTGGATAACCTGCGGGTTTGCGGTACGCCAAGTTATTATGTGCAGCAATTGTTTTCCACCAATAAAGGGACCGATGTGGTGTTGGCTACCAGCAATGGACAACCGCTGACTGGCCAGGACAGCCTCTATGTATCTGCCGTAGTCAACAGCAAGACAAATGAACTGATCGTAAAACTGGTAAATACGGGGCCGGTTGTTATGGAAAAGGACCTCGTGATTGAAGGCATAAAGAGAAATGGCGCATCGGTTCAGGTATTCACGCTGAAGGGGGAAAAACCGGATCTTTCCAATTCGCTTGACCAGCCTTCGGTCATAGTCCCGGTAAAGTCATTGCTACATGCAGGCGGGAAAAAGATCAGGGTAAACCTTTCCCCATATTCATTGACCGTGCTTAATATACCGTATAAAAAATAA